The Paenibacillus sp. BIC5C1 DNA segment AGCTTTTTCAAGAAAAGACCAAAGTGTATAACGACTATCTAAGCTATGTGAAAAACTCGCTTCATACCAATGAGGAAATTCTTTTGAAGCTGGACCAATTGATGTTGGAAATCTCCCGCCTGGACAGCTTTGAAGCAGGAGATATTGAACAGATGCCTTGTATGCAGGAAATTGACCAATTAATCAAGCACACCAAATTATACAGACAGTGAGGGGTTGTACGTATGGCTAAGAAAGGAAAGTTTTTTTTCATATCGATCTTAATGCTGGTACTCGTGTTTGGGCTCGTATATGCAGGTATCACGCTGACGTCGAACGTTGGTAAATCCAGCACACAGGTAACGACAGAGAATGCAGGCAAAGAGTTAGGCAAGCTGTATGCGGACATTGCTCCGGCAACGGCTGAACCCGTGAAGGGACAGATTGATCTCGACCCGGTGGATGTGGCTGAATCACTGCCGGACATCTCCAAATTCCCGATCACGGTCGAGAATACAACGAATGATTATGTAGAGATCTTTTCTTCCATCGAGAAGGCGGGAACCGGAGCGGATGGCTGGTTAACCGAAGTAACCGAAGAGTTCAACAAGGCTAACATTACCGTTGGCGGCAAACAGGTTTCGGTAAAATTACGCAATATCGCATCCGGTACGGCGGCTGATTATATTAAGTCTGGTAAATATGTGCCTGATGCGTTTACACCTTCGAATGAGTTATGGGGCGAGATGGTAGCTGCAAGCGGAGTAAAGACCGACCTGGTATCCAAAAGACTGGTGGGGAACGTTCCCGGCATCGTCATCTCCAAAGCCAAATATGATGCGTTGGTCGACACGTACGGCTCGGTTAATGTAAAAACCGTGACCGAAGCGATTGCGAACAATGAGCTCGCGATGGGGTACACCGATCCATTTGCCAGTTCCACGGGGCTAAACTTTCTCGTGACGGCACTCAACACATACGACAGCTCCAATCCTCTTGGAGAGAAAGCGATTGAGGGTTTTGAGAAGTTCCAGGCGAACGTACCGTTTACGGCGTCCACAACCATTCAGATGCGTGAGGCAGCCAAGTCAGGCCGACTGGACGCATTTGTACTGGAGTACCAGACTTACGTAAATACCGCGGATCTGAAAAGCGGATATGTCTTTACCCCTTTTGGCGTAAGACATGACAGCCCGTTGTATGCACTGGGGCAACTGCCGCAGAACAAGCAAGAGATCATTAAGAAGTATGCAGAATTCGTAACCCAAGCGAAGTATCAGCAATCGGCTGAGGAATTCGGCTTCAACGGTTTACAGGATTATAAGTCCGAATTGAACACAGTGGATGGTGGCACCTTGTTGTCCGCACAGAAAGTATGGAAAGAGAAAAAGAACGGCAGTAAACCGATTGCGGCCGTATTTGTAACCGATGTTTCCGGGAGTATGGACGGCGAACCGCTGAACCGACTCAAGGAATCATTGCGCAAAGGCCAGAAGTTCCTGGGCACAGATAACAGTATCGGCCTCGTCTCCTACTCTAGTGGAGTAACTGTGAATCTGCCAATTGCCAAGTATGATACGAATCAGCAGTCGATGTTTGTTGGTACGGTGGATAGCCTGCAAGCGGGTGGCGGTACGGCAACCTTTGATGGGATCGTCGTGGCGATGAAGATGCTGGAAGATTATATGGCTACTGATCCAAATGTGAAGCCACTAATCTTTGTCCTAAGTGATGGAGAAACCAATGAAGGTCATACACTGAAGGATATTCGTGATCTGGTCGAGACCTACAAAGTGCCAATCTACACGATTGGTTATAACGCGGACATCAAAGCTTTGGAGAGCATCTCCAGTATTAACGAAGCAGCGAGCATTAACGCGGATACCGACGATGTGGTGTACAAAATTGGTAACCTGTTCAACGTGCAGATGTAGCACCTGTATTGCACACGAAATGACCTAATGTAAAGTTCATTATTCCATTTTATATAGCACGTAATTGAAGGGGGAACTTGGATGTCGTTTTCGATGGAGATACCTAGCCAAAAGGAAATTCAGAAGGTAATAGAGGAGGAAGTAAAGCCCGTACCTGCCGAGGTGGCGGAGTTGCAGCAAGTCGCAAATGCTAACGTGGAGATGATCATGACACTGGATCTCGAATCGTTGGAGAAACGCAAGGAGATTCTGCAATCCATTGACGGTTTTGGCATGAACACGATGAGATCCTCTTCTGAGAAAAACGCGTTGCTTCAAGTCTCCGTTGGACATCTGTCCAAGACGGGAGACGAGGGCGGTCAGGTCGCCAAAGGCTTGACCGAGCTGCATATGCAGCTGAAGGATCTCGACCCGAGCGTGGTCGATTTTGCCAAGACTGGATTCCTCGGCAAATTGTTCAATCCGCTCCGGGCCTATTTCCTGAAATACCAGAAGGCTGATGCGGTCATCGCCGATATTGTGACCTCGCTGGATAAAGGCAGAGCGACCTTGAGGAACGACAATACTACACTGGAGATTGAACAGCAAAATCTGCGGGAACTCACCAAACGATTGCAAAAGGAAATTCAGCTTGGGGTGCTGATGGATGAGTCGATTGACGCACAGATCGAAGCCGCCAAAGTGCGTAATGAGGACCCGGAGAAAGTCCGTTTTATCACGGAAGAAGTGCTGTTCCCGCTACGCCAGCGGGTCATGGATTTGCAGCAAATGTTGGTGGTGAACCAGCAGGGCATCATGGCCATTGAAGTCGTCATCCGCAACAACAAGGAATTGATCCGCGGTGTGGATCGTGCCAAAAATGTAACGATCTCGGCATTGAAAATTGCCGTTACCGTCGCGAGTGCACTCTACAATCAGAAGATTGTATTGCAGAAAATTGAACTGCTTAACCGGACGACCAACGACCTGATCGCAGGTACGTCCAAAATGCTGAAAGATCAGGGCATTGCCATCCAGAAGCAAGCTTATGATGCCAGCATTTCCGTCGATACGATGAAGCAGGCGTTCACGGATGTACTTTCCGCGCTTGACTCTATCAGTGTGTATAAACAGGAGGCCTTGCCACGGATGCGGGAGACAATTAATCAGTTCCGTGAACTGGCGGATACCGGGGAACAACAGATTCAGCGGTTGGAGAAAGGGCAGAAGCTGGGGCTGTAGTTTGGAAGGTAGTCAGAAGGTGTAGAGGAAGTTACATGCATGACCTCAAAAAACGGTTGAACACAGATAAGCTCTGGTTCAACCGTTTTTTTTTTTTTTTTTGATCTTGCTGCTGATTAGGTCAAATCTCGTTGAACATGGAGGACGTAGGGGATCAGCAGAAGAAGCAGAGCCAGTGAAGCACTCAGGGCAAGCAGCAGGCTTCCTTGGATTAATAACAGTGCTCCCAGAGCTGCACCGATCACAAAAATAACCCAGGACAGGGCGAGTACTGCCCATTCGGAAGCAGGAGCCTTACCCCGAACAGCTTTGGCCAGTGCCTGTCCAATACCGAATAATGTGCCTGTCACAAAACCTTTGCCCACGTCAGCATGAGCAACCATCTGGTGCATGGTGTTTTGCATGCCCATGGCGACGGCAATCGGGAAAAGCACGCTCTGTGTTTCGAGGAACAGCAAGAATACAATGGCGCCAGCGAAAAGCAGGGATTCAAAGCCCAAGATGCCCGCCAGTCGCCATTTGCCCGATAGATCTGTGATCAGCGTACCAATAAAGGCGCCAACAACGAATAAAAAAATGACCAGACCTATATTCGTTAATACAGCGGAATCTCCTTCAAATAGCGCGATACCAATCTTGGTACTGTTACCACTCATGAAAGACAGATAGATTTTCCCCAACTGCAGATAGCCGACCGCATCAATGAAACCGGAGATCAGCACAAGCACACATGACAGCAGAAGCCGGGAAAGACCCGGCTCCAGTCGTTCTACGGTATGTCCCACACGTTTGCGATCACTGGCCGAATCGGAAGCAGAATCAGAAACCATGATGTCCAACCCCTTTTCCATGATACTGGAGTGGTTACGTGATATATAACAGAAGGATCACTAACCCAAACCTATATTTAATTGGTAACGGTCGTTGGACTATGACTTCGTTTTATTCGGGTCAGGTGCGATAAAAAGAGTATCATTCGGAAGCTGTTCGGCTTCCTCTTTGGACATTTCCAGATTCGTGGACAGCACATCATCCGGATTGCCTGCGAGCCACTCGCTCAGATCAATAGCTTCATAGTGTCCACTGTTGAACCCGATTAACACACGGCAGGCCTCATCTCCCGTATTTTTGATATAGTGGCCCGCACCCATTGGGGCATATCCCACATCACCTGCTTCGAATTGCTCTGTCACTGCATGACCTTCTGCGAGAAATACCGTCATTTCGGCAGTGCCGCTAATGTAATACTGCCATTCGTCAGCGTTGGGATGCCAATGCATCTCTCGTAATGCGCCGGGTTGCAGTTCGATTAATGATCCGGCCATCGTAGTGGAGATGGGGAAATCTTCGACAGTAACCGTACGCTGTGTTCCGCCGCCTGGCACTCGTCTGGGCTGCTTGGCATGCAGCGGATATCGGTGGGGAGTCGTTAGCTCCGAATTGCGGCGATACGTTCCGGAAGAGGAGCTGTCATTAGGGACAGGCCCTTTGACGAAGTAGGCTTCGCCCTGAGGCAATTTCGCTGCACGCTCCGGGGTAATCCCGAGATTTTGGGCAACAATGTTGTTCGGTGTATGAGACAGGAAATCGGTAATGCTGAACGTGTGATCTTCCGAGAAATCACCATTATCAAATATCAGAATAAAATGGCATTCGTCCGGTCCCAATCCCTGAATGGAGTGTCCGTAACCACGAGGGAAATACCACACATCTCCTGGCTCAAATGTATCGGTGTATGCATGTCCGTCGGGATGTATGACGGTGGTGCGACATGAGCCGCTGATCACATAAGCCCATTCTGCCGCATTGGCATGCCAGTGCAATTCACGCATGCCTCCTGGTTCCAGGCGCATGGATACGCCTGCAATTCCAATGGACGCAGGGAAATCCCGAACGGA contains these protein-coding regions:
- a CDS encoding cupin domain-containing protein — encoded protein: MMTSFKYRLEQKEPRTGPGGITRGASVRDFPASIGIAGVSMRLEPGGMRELHWHANAAEWAYVISGSCRTTVIHPDGHAYTDTFEPGDVWYFPRGYGHSIQGLGPDECHFILIFDNGDFSEDHTFSITDFLSHTPNNIVAQNLGITPERAAKLPQGEAYFVKGPVPNDSSSSGTYRRNSELTTPHRYPLHAKQPRRVPGGGTQRTVTVEDFPISTTMAGSLIELQPGALREMHWHPNADEWQYYISGTAEMTVFLAEGHAVTEQFEAGDVGYAPMGAGHYIKNTGDEACRVLIGFNSGHYEAIDLSEWLAGNPDDVLSTNLEMSKEEAEQLPNDTLFIAPDPNKTKS
- a CDS encoding toxic anion resistance protein, coding for MSFSMEIPSQKEIQKVIEEEVKPVPAEVAELQQVANANVEMIMTLDLESLEKRKEILQSIDGFGMNTMRSSSEKNALLQVSVGHLSKTGDEGGQVAKGLTELHMQLKDLDPSVVDFAKTGFLGKLFNPLRAYFLKYQKADAVIADIVTSLDKGRATLRNDNTTLEIEQQNLRELTKRLQKEIQLGVLMDESIDAQIEAAKVRNEDPEKVRFITEEVLFPLRQRVMDLQQMLVVNQQGIMAIEVVIRNNKELIRGVDRAKNVTISALKIAVTVASALYNQKIVLQKIELLNRTTNDLIAGTSKMLKDQGIAIQKQAYDASISVDTMKQAFTDVLSALDSISVYKQEALPRMRETINQFRELADTGEQQIQRLEKGQKLGL
- a CDS encoding vWA domain-containing protein is translated as MAKKGKFFFISILMLVLVFGLVYAGITLTSNVGKSSTQVTTENAGKELGKLYADIAPATAEPVKGQIDLDPVDVAESLPDISKFPITVENTTNDYVEIFSSIEKAGTGADGWLTEVTEEFNKANITVGGKQVSVKLRNIASGTAADYIKSGKYVPDAFTPSNELWGEMVAASGVKTDLVSKRLVGNVPGIVISKAKYDALVDTYGSVNVKTVTEAIANNELAMGYTDPFASSTGLNFLVTALNTYDSSNPLGEKAIEGFEKFQANVPFTASTTIQMREAAKSGRLDAFVLEYQTYVNTADLKSGYVFTPFGVRHDSPLYALGQLPQNKQEIIKKYAEFVTQAKYQQSAEEFGFNGLQDYKSELNTVDGGTLLSAQKVWKEKKNGSKPIAAVFVTDVSGSMDGEPLNRLKESLRKGQKFLGTDNSIGLVSYSSGVTVNLPIAKYDTNQQSMFVGTVDSLQAGGGTATFDGIVVAMKMLEDYMATDPNVKPLIFVLSDGETNEGHTLKDIRDLVETYKVPIYTIGYNADIKALESISSINEAASINADTDDVVYKIGNLFNVQM
- a CDS encoding YoaK family protein; translation: MVSDSASDSASDRKRVGHTVERLEPGLSRLLLSCVLVLISGFIDAVGYLQLGKIYLSFMSGNSTKIGIALFEGDSAVLTNIGLVIFLFVVGAFIGTLITDLSGKWRLAGILGFESLLFAGAIVFLLFLETQSVLFPIAVAMGMQNTMHQMVAHADVGKGFVTGTLFGIGQALAKAVRGKAPASEWAVLALSWVIFVIGAALGALLLIQGSLLLALSASLALLLLLIPYVLHVQRDLT